A single window of Syngnathus typhle isolate RoL2023-S1 ecotype Sweden unplaced genomic scaffold, RoL_Styp_1.0 HiC_scaffold_24, whole genome shotgun sequence DNA harbors:
- the LOC133146993 gene encoding uncharacterized protein LOC133146993 — MSIRESFGECFNRAVACAKSTMCFWLFLLVCVTIIFFSGVTLSGGIEYHEPRTLFSQATANANSSRCGSWGELARHKRDTKSPFGHVVCVPGAVRVPTCVPWLLSWAYNNSLMFTVAPNTSSSIILPLKSLKGFRNGRPTTGDRWLGYWWYLTGHPVNTGWGTLVTTQMRGYWPSGSSDEAVFFAKRVTLINRGTSLLLTLTLPDGHIRPPNATLFNTSCWGFQLWAWSSGTDPRFPIAICLNRTMSVADRPVTNKYTLSAGAKITSTLLTDVDSYFVASTGISGHTNNWLLMAEQAAKMAGASCIACMGPRPLLKIIPANIGPKCAVVLMLDSSISPTHDCFRWDTVYPVAPMTKHKPLFSSVVAKGNFTCIRLPGTGVKLGALPAPWCGSVTKVTAPFLPIARCDIWFWCNSNKLYDRLPFDSAGICALVTLLLPVYLIPMSSYDLTSFAKSVVPKFWPRTKRDAEWRGTANPTYIDAIGVPRGVPDEYKLVNQIAAGFESALCWWCTLNKNVDRINYVHYNVQRLGNWTEAGFKAVHSQLAATSLMAFQNRMALDMLLSREGGVCAMFAETFPLLLRDDLSVDGGSFSIDDPVSESVVVNLSDLFSDPGFADCDSVSSRV, encoded by the exons atgagcattagagagtcatttggtgagtgctttaatcgggctgtagcctgcgcgaagtctaccatgtgcttttggttgtttttgctggtttgtgttaccattatatttttttcgggggttactttatctggagggatagagtaccatgagcctcgcacattattctctcaggcgactgctaacgctaattctagtcgatgtggctcatggggagaacttgctagacataagcgcgacactaaatccccttttggtcatgttgtttgtgttccaggagccgtccgtgttccaacctgtgtaccatggcttttgtcttgggcttataataactcattaatgtttactgtggctcctaacacatcttcttctattattttacctttgaaaagtttgaaagggtttcgtaatggtcgccccactactggagatagatggctcgggtattggtggtatttaactggccacccggttaacaccggctggggcacccttgtcaccacgcaaatgcgagggtattggccctctggttccagtgacgaggctgtgttctttgctaaacgagtgactttgataaatcggggcacaagcctccttttgactcttacactccctgacggtcatattcgtcctccaaatgccaccttgtttaacacttcttgttggggttttcaactgtgggcttggtcctctggaaccgatcctcgctttcctattgctatttgccttaatagaacaatgtcggtcgcagaccgtcccgttacaaataaatacaccttgtcagcgggagcaaaaatcacaagtacgctcctcactgatgtagacagctattttgtggcctccacagggataagcggtcatactaacaactggcttcttatggctgagcaggccgcaaagatggctggcgctagttgcattgcgtgcatgggtcccagacctcttttgaaaatcatacctgcaaatataggccctaagtgtgctgtcgttttgatgttagactcgtccatttcacccactcacgattgttttagatgggatacggtttaccctgttgcccctatgacaaagcataaaccccttttttcgtctgttgtagctaagggtaattttacatgcattagattacctggtaccggtgtgaagctCGGCGCCCTACCTGCTCCGTGGTGTGGGTCCGTGACCAAGGTcacggccccttttttgcccattgctcgttgtgatatttggttttggtgtaatagtaacaaactttatgataggttgcctttcgacagcgctggaatttgcgctttggtaaccCTATTGCTACCTGTTTATTTGATACCGATGTCCTCTTATGATCtaacgtcttttgctaagtccgtagtgcccaaattctggccgagaacgaaacgagacgccgaatggcggggcacagctaatccaacctacatcgacgccattggtgttcctaggggagtgccggatgagtataagctggtgaatcagatagcagctggttttgaatccgccctgtgttggtggtgtactcttaacaaaaatgttgacaggattaactacgtccattacaacgtgcagaggcttggaaactggaccgaggcgggtttcaaggcggtccactcccaactggccgctacttccctcatggctttccagaatcgaatggcccttgacatgctactctcaagagagggcggtgtctgcgccatgttcg ctgagactttcccgttgctcctaagggatgacctttcggtcgacgggggttccttctctattgacgacccggtcagcgaatctgttgtggttaacttgtccgatttgttttctgacccgggctttgccgattgtgactcagtttcctcccgtgtgtaa